The window CCGGTTTTATCATATTGGCTATTTCATTCGACACACCGTTATCCTTCGCCTGTTTGCGTACATTCTCGACTAGATCGCGATAGGTAATGATGATGTAAGGTTGTTGTTGTACGTTTCGGTTCTGCGGGTTACCCGGAAAGAAGTTCACCGGGTCTATGACTTCACCGCATATCATTCCATCATATTTGAGCGTGTTCCCGCCTTTTTTGCTCGTGTCATAGTAATAGTGCCAGATACCCGTGCCGACGTTAGAAGCACTCTCTAAAGCTTCCTCATTGAGTTCTTGTTGTTTGACTAATTCCCACGTGGTATCTGCATACCGCGTGAACAGGTCAGCCGCTTGGTACTCAGGTGATTCTTCATCAGTGATTTCACTTGCACTAAATACCATTTTGATATTCTCATTCATGACGGAAGCGACCTTATGGTTCTCGATCCGCCGGATAATGTTGAATACAGGTCTAGGAAGGTTCTTGGTACGTTCGGTAATTCTCGGCCATTGATCGCCTGACCTCATACGTTCATACTCTGCCCATTTATCGAGAAATCCCATTTGTTTTTTATACGAGATTCCTTCTTTGTATTCATTCTCCACACGACTTGCTTCATCTAGGAGTTTTTCTAGCTTTGCCAAATGTTTCACCTACTTTCGTACCTAGCTGAAATTAATTAATTTTATGTCTAACTGTGGTTACAATCTTATTAGGGTTGCTAAGGTCTTTTCCTGCATAGTTCTCGCAAGTGCTATTCACGCATAGCATAGGCAAATTGGTATATGCGATCGTTTCTTTATCAGGTGTATCATCATTTTCAAAGGAATATGAAGTAATTCCTATTCGTAACAAGGATTTACATAATGGACATTGTTCCATGTTTTCACCTACTTTCGGTTGGACCATTCACCCATTCATCTAAAATGAGTTGTTGTTCTTGAAACACCTTTTCTTCGTTCTTTGTTTGAATAATAGGCTCAATCGGATTCTTTATCTCTAAGGTGGGTTCTTCTTGCTTGCTGGTTTGGATTTGCCAGCGTAAGCCTAATTGAACGGATTTAAGAGCTACATATCCACCTGAAACAAAAGCTGTTGTAAAAGCTATTAATAAGACAATCGTCGTTACCATTCGATGTATTCCCCTCCCTCTCTTTCGTTATTATGAAACATCCAATGCGGATCGTGACCATTTGACTTTGGTGGAATCTCCGCATAAAAGTAATACAATCTATTTAATGCTTGTGACATAGAGTCTACATCATCATCATGTTTTCCTTTCGGGAAGGAAGCACATTCTTCTACAAAGTCATGTGTCCATTCGGTTCTAGGTAAATGAACGTTGCCAGCTTCAATATAAGGAGATACCGCGTTGACTCTCGCAACCTTACCTCCTTCTGGATTAATAGGAATCACACCAGGTATCTTATTGCGTAGCATAGAGACAATAGCTGGACCATTTGCTTTATCCTCAATTAAGATTGCGCTTATGTCTGGATGTTTCTTTTTCAGATTGACGATGGATTGAATTGTAGCCGGGAAGTTCATTCGCGCTTTTACCCTATCAATCAAATAAGAATTTGCTCCTACCTTGCCCCACACTTGAATCGATACAAAGTCGTTATCATCTTCATCTTTAAAAGTGGCATCTACGCTCATTAGCTTAATTTGGATTTGTGGAAGGATATCGTAATATCTCCACCAATCACGTTTTAAAATGTTCCCTTCTTGGCTTGTTGGTCTACCTTGATATAGGGAGTTAAAAGAAGATGGATACCGTTCCCTTTCGACAATAAACTCATATCCGTATCGTTCCGGCCACAAGGGTTCGCCTATTTCTCTGCCGAGTATGTCGTTTTCCTCTGCTTTTAAAGGGAAGTTATATACTTGCCAGTTTAATGGTTGCCCGTATTCGGGATTCAGTAATCTTCCTTGTAGATCATCTTCATGCCATCTTGTGAGAATCAATATAACAATCGCCCCAGGGTGTAAACGTGTGGAAAATGAGTCAATCCATTCATCCCATACCTTATCGCGCATGGTTTCACTTTCGGCTTCTTCACGGTTCTTAATAGGGTCGTCGATTATCATTAAGTCGGCCCCTTGCCCGGTAATCCCGGATAAAACCCCTCGGCTAATCATACCGCCTATGTTGTTATCGAGATTCCATTCATCGGCTGCACTACTGTCTTTTGATACTTCAATGTCGAATAACTCTTTACCAAACTGTTTAACCTTTTCTTTGTTCTTCTTCCCGAACCTACGGGCGAATGTATCGTTATAGGAAATCTCTATCACTCTATCCTCAGGGAAATGCCCCTGATAATAGCTTGGCAGAGTCTCTGTAATTGTCATAGATTTTGAATGTCGTGGAGGCATATTTAAAGCAATGTATTGGTTTTCGGTTCGTATCTTGCCCTCTCGCATTAACTTCTTTTTATCGATTGCTTTTTGAATAATGTCACATATAAACTCTGTATGTCGTGCGTGTGTGTATCTGCCCTCATGGGAGTACGCGACATAATCCGCATAGTTTTTCTTGGCTAATGCTTTTTTAACCTCATTCAGTGTCGGAAGTCTTATTGAGGATGTTTTCAAGCTGTTTCAACTCCTCGACTGTGAGATTACTTAGATCCTTATCTGTTTTTATGTTGTGAGTGGTTTCTCCGCTTTGCTGTAGTTCTGATTTATCTACCCAACCGAAGTTATTCTTCAAATTAAAAATGACCCCAGCTGTCACTTTAGGTGTCCATAAGCTTTCTTCGACAAAGGCTTCTATTTTAGCCTTCGCGCGTTTTATCGTGTCAAAAAACTCGTCACGTTCTTCATAGTTTAACAAGGTTTGCCGGTTAGTCCCTAAGAAATGAGCCAATCCCGAAATAGTATAAGGCTTAGGTGCTGGAACTGATATTTCTTGCCCTTCTTTCGTGAACATCGTTTGCATATGGGTGTCGCACATGTAAAAGTATGCGCTAATTTTTTCTTCAAGCTCTTCTTTACAACCAAACATTAACGGTCTACTCATTACATTTCTCACCGCCTCCAAATAAAAAACACCCTTTAAAGGAGTGCTAATTGTTGCGTTTGACTTTCAAATTTTATATTTGTCCATTTTAAGATTTTTTCCAACTTCTTTTTATCATATTTGCTATAGTTTACATACCATTCAAATAAATCATTATCCAATTTACTTAAATTGCACTCTTTAC of the Bacillus oleivorans genome contains:
- the terL gene encoding phage terminase large subunit, yielding MKTSSIRLPTLNEVKKALAKKNYADYVAYSHEGRYTHARHTEFICDIIQKAIDKKKLMREGKIRTENQYIALNMPPRHSKSMTITETLPSYYQGHFPEDRVIEISYNDTFARRFGKKNKEKVKQFGKELFDIEVSKDSSAADEWNLDNNIGGMISRGVLSGITGQGADLMIIDDPIKNREEAESETMRDKVWDEWIDSFSTRLHPGAIVILILTRWHEDDLQGRLLNPEYGQPLNWQVYNFPLKAEENDILGREIGEPLWPERYGYEFIVERERYPSSFNSLYQGRPTSQEGNILKRDWWRYYDILPQIQIKLMSVDATFKDEDDNDFVSIQVWGKVGANSYLIDRVKARMNFPATIQSIVNLKKKHPDISAILIEDKANGPAIVSMLRNKIPGVIPINPEGGKVARVNAVSPYIEAGNVHLPRTEWTHDFVEECASFPKGKHDDDVDSMSQALNRLYYFYAEIPPKSNGHDPHWMFHNNEREGGEYIEW
- a CDS encoding terminase small subunit — protein: MSRPLMFGCKEELEEKISAYFYMCDTHMQTMFTKEGQEISVPAPKPYTISGLAHFLGTNRQTLLNYEERDEFFDTIKRAKAKIEAFVEESLWTPKVTAGVIFNLKNNFGWVDKSELQQSGETTHNIKTDKDLSNLTVEELKQLENILNKTSDTE